In a genomic window of Sporosarcina trichiuri:
- the pnp gene encoding polyribonucleotide nucleotidyltransferase, translating into MTEHKKFTMDWAGRQLTVETGQLAKQANGAVLVRYGETTVLSTATASKKPKALDFFPLTVNYEERLYAVGKIPGGFIKREGRPSEKAVLTSRLIDRPIRPLFPDGFRNDLQVISLVMSVDQNCSSEMAAMLGSSLAISISDIPFDGPIAGVQIGRVNGELIVNPTPEQLETSDIDLVVAGTKDAINMVEAGAKEVSEDVMLEAIIFGHEEIKKLIVFQEKIIAEVGKAKMEIELFELDRDLFTAIKESCHNELVAAIQTEEKHAREEAITAVKNEVIARYEENEADDATMKQVRNVLEQLVKDEVRRLITDEKVRPDGRGLEEIRPLSSEVGVLPRTHGSGLFTRGQTQALSVCTLGALGEVQIIDGLGLEETKRFMHHYNFPNFSVGETGPIRAPGRREIGHGALGERALSAVIPDEKEFPYTIRLVAEVLESNGSSSQASICASTMAMMNAGVPIKAPVAGIAMGLIKKDDNYSVLSDIQGMEDHLGDMDFKVAGTAEGITALQMDIKIEGLSRQILEEALAQAKIGRMKILGHMLETIAAPAPELSKYAPKIIMIHINPDKIRDVIGPGGKVINKIIDETGVKIDTEQDGTIYISSPDSEMNDKAKKMIENIVREAKVGEYYMGKVKRIEKFGAFLELFPGKDGLLHISEIQEERTKSVEDVMKLGDELFVKVIEIDNQGRVNLSRKVVLKEEKEKAEQKGE; encoded by the coding sequence ATGACAGAACACAAGAAGTTTACGATGGATTGGGCCGGAAGACAGCTGACGGTCGAAACAGGACAGCTTGCCAAACAGGCGAATGGTGCTGTTCTTGTACGGTACGGAGAGACGACGGTCCTTTCCACAGCAACCGCTTCGAAGAAACCGAAAGCGCTGGATTTCTTCCCGCTGACAGTCAACTATGAAGAGCGGCTCTATGCAGTCGGGAAAATACCGGGAGGCTTCATCAAACGGGAAGGCCGTCCTTCTGAGAAGGCCGTTCTGACAAGCCGTCTGATCGACCGCCCGATCCGCCCGCTGTTCCCGGATGGCTTCCGGAATGATCTTCAGGTGATTTCACTGGTCATGTCCGTGGACCAGAACTGTTCTTCGGAAATGGCAGCGATGCTCGGGTCCTCCCTGGCCATCTCGATCTCGGATATTCCGTTCGATGGCCCGATTGCAGGTGTCCAGATCGGACGCGTCAACGGGGAACTCATCGTGAACCCGACACCCGAACAGCTCGAGACGAGCGACATCGACCTTGTCGTCGCAGGTACGAAGGATGCCATCAACATGGTGGAAGCCGGAGCGAAGGAAGTGTCTGAAGATGTCATGCTGGAAGCGATCATCTTCGGCCACGAGGAGATCAAAAAACTGATTGTCTTCCAGGAGAAGATCATCGCGGAAGTCGGCAAAGCGAAGATGGAGATCGAACTGTTCGAACTCGACCGCGATCTGTTCACAGCCATCAAAGAGAGCTGCCATAATGAACTTGTCGCAGCTATCCAGACGGAAGAGAAGCATGCCCGCGAAGAAGCGATCACGGCTGTTAAGAACGAAGTCATCGCCCGCTACGAGGAGAACGAAGCGGACGATGCAACCATGAAACAGGTCCGCAATGTCCTTGAGCAGCTCGTGAAGGACGAAGTGCGCCGTCTCATCACAGATGAGAAAGTGCGGCCGGATGGACGCGGACTGGAAGAGATCCGCCCGCTTTCCTCCGAAGTCGGCGTCCTGCCGCGCACTCATGGATCCGGCTTGTTCACCCGCGGTCAGACTCAGGCACTCAGTGTCTGTACGTTAGGCGCGCTCGGAGAAGTCCAGATCATCGACGGACTCGGTCTGGAAGAGACGAAACGGTTCATGCATCATTATAACTTCCCGAACTTCAGTGTCGGTGAAACCGGACCGATCCGTGCGCCGGGCCGCCGTGAGATCGGTCATGGGGCACTCGGAGAACGGGCATTGTCCGCTGTCATCCCGGACGAGAAGGAATTTCCGTATACGATCCGCCTCGTTGCAGAGGTGCTGGAATCGAACGGCTCTTCCTCACAGGCCTCCATCTGTGCTTCCACAATGGCGATGATGAATGCAGGCGTTCCGATCAAAGCACCGGTTGCAGGAATTGCAATGGGACTTATCAAGAAGGACGACAACTACTCCGTCCTGTCCGACATCCAGGGGATGGAAGACCATCTCGGCGACATGGACTTCAAAGTGGCGGGGACCGCAGAAGGCATCACAGCACTTCAGATGGATATCAAAATCGAAGGGCTGTCCCGCCAGATCCTCGAAGAAGCACTCGCACAGGCGAAGATCGGCCGTATGAAAATTCTTGGCCATATGCTGGAAACGATCGCGGCACCGGCTCCGGAACTTTCGAAGTATGCACCGAAGATCATCATGATCCATATCAACCCTGATAAGATCCGTGACGTCATCGGACCTGGCGGTAAAGTGATCAACAAGATCATCGATGAGACAGGCGTCAAGATCGACACGGAACAGGACGGCACGATCTATATTTCATCACCTGATTCCGAGATGAACGACAAGGCGAAGAAGATGATCGAAAACATCGTCCGGGAAGCGAAAGTCGGCGAGTACTATATGGGCAAAGTGAAGCGTATCGAAAAATTCGGCGCGTTCCTCGAATTGTTCCCTGGGAAAGACGGCCTGCTTCACATTTCTGAAATTCAGGAAGAGCGTACCAAGTCGGTCGAAGATGTCATGAAACTCGGAGACGAGCTCTTTGTCAAAGTGATCGAGATCGACAACCAGGGCCGGGTGAACTTATCCCGCAAAGTGGTCTTGAAAGAAGAGAAGGAAAAAGCCGAGCAGAAGGGCGAGTAA
- the rpsO gene encoding 30S ribosomal protein S15, translating to MAITQERKHELINEFKTHENDTGSADVQIAILTEEINNLNEHLRTHKKDNHSRRGLYKMVGTRRRLLRYLRENEVQRYRELIAKLGLRR from the coding sequence ATGGCTATTACACAAGAGCGTAAACATGAGCTGATCAACGAATTCAAGACTCATGAAAACGACACAGGGTCTGCAGACGTACAGATCGCTATCCTTACAGAAGAGATCAACAACTTGAACGAGCACTTGCGCACTCACAAGAAAGACAACCACTCGCGCCGCGGCCTTTACAAAATGGTCGGAACGCGCCGTCGTCTTCTCCGTTACCTGCGTGAGAACGAAGTTCAGCGTTACCGTGAACTCATTGCCAAACTCGGCCTTCGCCGTTAA
- a CDS encoding bifunctional riboflavin kinase/FAD synthetase encodes MDVIKLDAASGISPIKNKEFSLAIGFFDGLHSGHQAVIGEAVRKAKNDGLQPAVMTFDPHPSHLFSKGPEKIGYITPLREKQRLLAEMGIDTLFIVTFDSTLAGLTPEQFVEVILKKLNVRHVTAGFDFTFGRQGKGTMADMQELGRGFFTATTVGEVADSEEKVSSTRIRKLLADGEVAETARLLGRPFRSVGTVTGGDKRGRLLGFPTANIIPEDDLIVPKNGVYAVRFTVDGTEYNGVCNIGVKPTFDKPEQARKTIEVNVFDFDGDLYGREAAVDWIRFIRAERKFDSIDELKQQISSDKETAKKILADCE; translated from the coding sequence GTGGACGTCATCAAGCTTGATGCCGCGTCAGGCATCAGCCCGATCAAAAACAAGGAATTCTCGCTGGCCATCGGTTTTTTTGACGGTCTGCACAGCGGCCACCAGGCGGTGATCGGTGAGGCCGTCCGCAAAGCGAAAAACGACGGCCTCCAGCCGGCTGTGATGACATTCGATCCCCATCCGTCCCACCTGTTTTCGAAAGGACCGGAAAAGATCGGATACATCACCCCACTGCGGGAGAAACAGCGTCTCCTTGCTGAAATGGGGATCGACACGCTGTTCATCGTCACGTTCGACAGCACATTGGCTGGTCTGACGCCTGAACAGTTTGTGGAAGTTATACTGAAAAAGCTCAATGTCCGGCATGTGACAGCAGGTTTCGATTTCACATTCGGAAGGCAAGGCAAAGGCACGATGGCGGATATGCAGGAACTCGGCAGAGGATTCTTCACTGCGACGACAGTCGGTGAGGTGGCTGATTCCGAGGAGAAAGTCTCTTCGACAAGAATCCGGAAGCTGCTGGCGGATGGTGAAGTGGCAGAGACCGCGCGCCTGCTCGGCAGACCGTTCCGCTCTGTCGGCACAGTGACAGGCGGTGATAAGAGGGGGAGGCTGCTCGGTTTCCCAACAGCCAATATTATACCGGAAGACGATCTTATCGTCCCGAAAAACGGTGTATATGCGGTCCGTTTCACCGTGGACGGGACTGAGTACAACGGTGTCTGCAATATCGGGGTCAAGCCGACATTCGATAAGCCCGAGCAGGCGAGGAAGACCATCGAAGTGAATGTGTTCGATTTCGACGGAGATCTGTACGGCAGGGAAGCAGCTGTCGACTGGATCCGGTTCATCCGCGCCGAGCGGAAATTCGACTCGATCGACGAGCTGAAGCAGCAGATTAGCAGCGACAAAGAGACCGCAAAAAAAATTCTGGCTGACTGCGAGTGA
- the truB gene encoding tRNA pseudouridine(55) synthase TruB, whose protein sequence is MDGILPLWKEKGMTSHDCVFKLRKILRTKKVGHTGTLDPNVEGVLPICIGQATKTASYITDSGKEYIAEVSIGTATETEDADGEAVDQDLSLKSISRAEVLAVLSSLTGPITQIPPMYSAVKVNGRRLYEYARKGIEVDRPERTVFIEKIDLLSGESEFKGREPKFTIRVACGKGTYIRTLAVQIGEQLGYPAHMSALVRTASGTFTKEDCLTLEQVKEEMDSGQLLPHLRPLESALCGLPFIEAPSDLLERVLNGQVLPQHAMLETSDEIVFSDDGKALAVYARHPEKPGLIKPVKMFPANRQKGDDSSGRHQA, encoded by the coding sequence ATGGATGGGATTCTGCCGCTCTGGAAAGAAAAAGGGATGACGTCCCATGACTGTGTATTCAAGCTGCGGAAAATCTTGCGTACGAAAAAGGTGGGGCACACCGGCACGCTCGATCCGAACGTGGAAGGAGTACTGCCGATCTGCATCGGCCAGGCGACGAAAACTGCATCATATATCACGGATTCCGGAAAAGAATATATAGCAGAAGTCTCGATCGGTACAGCGACGGAAACCGAAGATGCGGATGGGGAGGCGGTGGATCAGGATCTTTCCTTGAAATCGATCAGCCGTGCAGAGGTGCTTGCCGTCCTTTCGTCCCTGACCGGTCCGATCACCCAGATTCCGCCGATGTATTCCGCCGTGAAAGTGAACGGACGCAGGCTGTATGAATATGCGCGCAAAGGAATAGAAGTGGATCGCCCGGAACGAACGGTGTTCATCGAAAAGATCGACCTGCTGAGCGGGGAGTCTGAATTCAAGGGACGTGAACCGAAGTTCACCATCCGGGTGGCATGCGGAAAAGGCACTTACATCCGGACCCTTGCCGTGCAGATCGGGGAACAGCTCGGCTATCCCGCACACATGTCCGCTTTGGTGCGTACGGCTTCCGGCACCTTCACGAAGGAAGACTGCCTGACCCTGGAGCAAGTGAAGGAAGAGATGGACAGCGGGCAGCTTCTGCCGCATCTCCGGCCGCTCGAGTCAGCACTATGCGGATTGCCATTCATCGAAGCACCCAGTGACCTTCTGGAGCGGGTCCTGAATGGACAAGTGCTCCCGCAGCACGCCATGCTGGAAACATCGGATGAAATCGTGTTTTCCGATGACGGGAAAGCGCTGGCAGTCTATGCACGCCATCCGGAAAAACCGGGACTCATCAAGCCCGTGAAAATGTTTCCGGCCAACCGACAAAAGGGGGACGACAGCAGTGGACGTCATCAAGCTTGA
- the rbfA gene encoding 30S ribosome-binding factor RbfA, with product MTMRANRVGEQMKKELGDIIGQRLKDPRIGFVTVTDVEVTGDLQQAMIYISVLGKDSEKEASLEGLKKAKGFIRSEIGKRIRLRKTPEIDFAFDESVAYGNRIDSLLREVKEDGSDS from the coding sequence ATGACAATGCGTGCAAACCGGGTCGGTGAACAGATGAAGAAAGAACTGGGTGATATCATCGGCCAGCGTCTGAAGGATCCGCGCATCGGTTTCGTCACTGTGACGGACGTCGAGGTGACAGGTGACCTGCAGCAGGCGATGATCTACATTTCGGTGCTCGGAAAAGACTCCGAAAAAGAGGCTTCTTTGGAAGGTCTGAAAAAAGCCAAAGGATTCATCCGTTCTGAAATCGGGAAACGGATCCGCCTCAGAAAAACACCGGAGATCGACTTCGCTTTCGATGAATCCGTTGCGTACGGCAACCGGATCGACTCGCTTTTGCGGGAAGTGAAAGAAGACGGATCGGACAGTTAA
- a CDS encoding DUF503 domain-containing protein — protein MIVFAEFSFIIPMAASLKDKRAVLRRMIDRVKNGYNVSISELDHQNLWQRTTLGVAAVASSTEAAEREIRRVQKFLESNPEWQMTEVQIDYVR, from the coding sequence GTGATCGTCTTTGCAGAGTTTTCGTTCATCATTCCAATGGCGGCTTCTCTGAAAGATAAACGCGCAGTTCTCAGACGCATGATCGATCGCGTCAAAAATGGGTATAATGTGTCTATATCCGAATTGGATCATCAGAACCTCTGGCAGCGCACGACACTGGGTGTGGCGGCGGTCGCGTCTTCGACTGAAGCGGCCGAGCGGGAAATCCGCCGGGTCCAGAAGTTCCTGGAGTCCAATCCGGAATGGCAGATGACGGAAGTACAGATTGACTATGTAAGATAG
- the infB gene encoding translation initiation factor IF-2, with product MTKIRVHEYAKKVNKSSKEVIEELGKMNVNVTNHMSMIDSGSADKLDKKFNSAKSPQSGRDNTNRPQNSNGGRPQGKDGSRPQGQGSRPQGQSGSRPQGQGSSRPQGQSGNRPQGQNTGSRQQGQTGNRPQGQNTGSRQQGQAGNRPQGQTGSRQQGQGGSRPQGQGSSSRPQNQNQSGSRPQGQTGNRPQGQGGNRPAGGQGSQQRTGQGPSSQNRQGGGGNRRGGRPPARGINQGRRRHRPANPMPKIEKPLPEKITFYESLSVGELANKLGKEPSEIIKKLFLLGVMATINQELDKDAIELICAEYGVEVEEEIRIDKTDLEIYFEEPEAGEASEEKEAAMTERPPVVTIMGHVDHGKTTLLDSIRDTKVTQGEAGGITQHIGAYQITSDGKKITFLDTPGHEAFTTMRARGAKVTDLTILVVAADDGVMPQTVEAINHAKAAEVPIIVAVNKMDKPAANPDRVMQELTEHGLVPEDWGGDTIFVPISALKGEGIDQLIEMILLVSEVAELKADPAVRAKGTVIEAQLDRGRGAVASLLVQDGTLRVGDPIVVGNTYGRVRAMINDVGRRVKEAGPSAPVEITGLSDVPQAGDRFVVFEDEKTARQIGESRAGDALQESRTEKARVTLDNLFDQMKEGEMKELNLIVKADVQGTVEAMAASLMKIDVEGVNVKIIHTGAGAINESDISLAAASNAIVIGFNVRPDTNAKRAAEEEGVDIRLHRVIYKVVEEIEAAMKGMLDPEFEEKVIGQVEVRETFKVSKVGTIAGSYVTDGKITRDSGVRIYRDDIMIFEGELDTLKRFKDDAKEVTKGYECGLTIKNFNDIKEGDIIEAFVMQEVKRV from the coding sequence ATGACGAAAATACGAGTACATGAGTACGCGAAAAAAGTGAACAAATCGAGCAAGGAAGTCATTGAGGAACTTGGGAAGATGAACGTCAATGTCACCAACCATATGTCCATGATCGACTCAGGCTCAGCAGACAAGCTGGATAAGAAGTTCAATTCGGCGAAATCGCCGCAATCCGGACGGGACAACACAAATCGTCCGCAGAATTCGAATGGCGGCCGTCCTCAAGGAAAAGACGGCAGTCGCCCGCAGGGGCAGGGCAGTCGTCCACAAGGCCAATCCGGCAGCCGTCCGCAGGGGCAGGGCAGCAGCCGTCCGCAAGGCCAATCAGGCAATCGCCCGCAAGGCCAGAATACTGGCAGCCGCCAGCAGGGCCAAACAGGCAATCGTCCACAAGGCCAGAATACTGGCAGCCGCCAGCAAGGCCAAGCAGGCAATCGTCCACAAGGTCAGACAGGCAGCCGACAGCAAGGTCAGGGAGGCAGCCGCCCACAAGGCCAGGGTTCTTCTTCACGCCCGCAAAACCAGAACCAATCCGGCAGCCGGCCACAAGGTCAAACCGGAAACCGTCCGCAGGGCCAGGGCGGCAATCGTCCGGCAGGCGGACAGGGATCACAGCAGCGGACAGGGCAGGGCCCGTCCTCGCAGAACCGCCAGGGGGGCGGAGGCAACCGCCGCGGCGGCCGTCCGCCAGCACGGGGCATCAACCAGGGCCGCCGCAGACACCGCCCGGCGAATCCGATGCCGAAAATCGAAAAGCCGCTGCCGGAGAAGATCACGTTCTATGAATCGTTATCCGTCGGTGAACTAGCCAACAAGTTAGGCAAAGAACCTTCTGAGATCATCAAGAAGCTCTTCCTTCTCGGTGTGATGGCGACCATCAACCAGGAATTGGACAAAGACGCAATCGAACTGATCTGTGCAGAGTATGGCGTGGAAGTGGAAGAAGAGATCCGCATCGACAAGACGGACCTCGAAATCTACTTCGAAGAGCCTGAAGCAGGGGAAGCATCCGAAGAAAAAGAGGCTGCCATGACGGAGCGTCCGCCGGTTGTCACAATCATGGGGCACGTCGATCATGGGAAAACGACACTGCTCGACTCGATCCGTGACACGAAAGTCACACAGGGAGAAGCGGGCGGAATCACCCAGCATATCGGTGCCTACCAGATCACTTCCGATGGTAAGAAGATCACATTCCTCGATACACCGGGACACGAGGCATTCACAACAATGCGTGCCCGCGGAGCGAAAGTGACAGACCTCACGATCCTCGTGGTCGCAGCTGATGACGGCGTCATGCCGCAGACAGTCGAGGCCATCAACCATGCGAAAGCGGCTGAAGTGCCGATCATCGTTGCAGTCAACAAGATGGATAAGCCGGCAGCCAACCCTGACCGGGTCATGCAGGAACTGACCGAGCATGGACTCGTGCCGGAGGACTGGGGCGGAGATACGATCTTTGTTCCGATTTCAGCTTTGAAAGGCGAAGGGATCGATCAGCTGATCGAAATGATCCTTCTCGTTTCTGAAGTTGCAGAACTGAAAGCGGACCCTGCAGTCCGTGCAAAAGGGACAGTCATCGAAGCTCAGCTGGACCGCGGACGCGGTGCGGTTGCGTCCCTGCTGGTCCAGGACGGAACACTGCGTGTCGGTGATCCGATCGTTGTCGGAAATACGTACGGCCGTGTCCGTGCGATGATCAATGACGTCGGCCGCCGTGTGAAAGAAGCCGGTCCGTCAGCTCCTGTGGAAATCACGGGACTGAGCGATGTGCCTCAGGCAGGCGACCGTTTCGTCGTCTTCGAAGACGAGAAGACAGCCCGCCAGATCGGGGAAAGCCGTGCAGGTGACGCGCTCCAGGAGTCACGTACGGAGAAAGCCCGCGTAACATTGGATAACCTGTTCGATCAGATGAAAGAAGGCGAAATGAAAGAACTGAACCTGATCGTCAAAGCGGACGTTCAGGGTACAGTGGAAGCAATGGCTGCCTCTCTCATGAAAATCGACGTGGAAGGTGTCAATGTGAAAATCATCCACACAGGCGCCGGCGCTATCAACGAGTCCGATATCTCACTTGCTGCTGCATCCAATGCAATCGTCATCGGTTTCAACGTCCGTCCGGATACGAATGCAAAACGTGCAGCTGAAGAAGAGGGCGTGGACATCCGTCTGCACCGCGTCATCTATAAAGTGGTGGAAGAGATCGAAGCGGCGATGAAGGGGATGCTTGATCCTGAATTCGAAGAAAAAGTGATCGGCCAAGTGGAAGTCAGGGAAACGTTCAAAGTTTCGAAAGTCGGCACGATTGCCGGAAGTTATGTGACGGACGGCAAGATCACCCGGGATTCCGGAGTGCGTATCTACCGAGATGACATCATGATCTTTGAAGGTGAGCTTGATACATTGAAGCGGTTCAAGGATGATGCCAAGGAAGTCACGAAAGGATACGAATGCGGACTCACCATCAAAAACTTCAATGACATCAAAGAAGGCGACATCATCGAAGCCTTCGTCATGCAGGAAGTCAAGCGGGTGTGA
- a CDS encoding YlxQ family RNA-binding protein: MISAEMKIYQMLGLAARARKLITGEELAVSEIRAQRAKLVILSNDASDGTKKKVSDKCTSYNVEKHVFGDRASLGHAIGKESRVVLAVTDSGFAKKLSGLLNEL; encoded by the coding sequence ATGATTTCAGCGGAGATGAAAATTTATCAAATGCTCGGACTTGCAGCCCGAGCAAGGAAATTGATAACAGGCGAAGAGCTCGCTGTGTCCGAGATCCGGGCCCAGCGCGCAAAACTTGTTATACTATCTAATGACGCATCTGACGGTACGAAGAAGAAAGTGTCAGATAAATGTACTAGCTACAACGTTGAGAAGCATGTTTTCGGGGATCGAGCATCACTCGGGCATGCAATCGGGAAAGAGTCGCGAGTCGTCCTCGCGGTAACAGACAGCGGCTTTGCCAAAAAGCTGTCTGGGCTCCTCAACGAACTATAA
- the rnpM gene encoding RNase P modulator RnpM, producing the protein MAVSKRKVPLRKCAATGEMFPKKELLRIVRTKEGEVSVDLTGKKSGRGTYVSKSESAVEQAKASHAIEKQLGAAVPDQVYADLLHAIRREAIQ; encoded by the coding sequence ATGGCAGTCAGCAAACGGAAAGTGCCGCTGCGTAAATGTGCGGCCACTGGTGAGATGTTTCCGAAAAAAGAACTGCTCCGCATTGTCCGGACAAAAGAAGGCGAAGTATCCGTCGATCTGACCGGCAAAAAATCAGGCCGCGGCACATATGTCTCGAAGTCCGAGTCGGCTGTCGAGCAGGCGAAAGCCAGTCATGCCATTGAAAAACAGCTGGGTGCTGCTGTTCCGGATCAAGTGTATGCAGATTTGCTGCATGCAATCCGGAGAGAGGCCATCCAATGA